Proteins found in one bacterium genomic segment:
- the rpsS gene encoding 30S ribosomal protein S19, which yields MGRSKKKGYFVDAHLLEKLQKYDKETIIKTWSRRSHIIPAMVGRTIAVYNGKRHIPIYITEKMVGHKLGEFVPTRTFRGHGERKEEEEGRRGRE from the coding sequence ATGGGACGAAGCAAGAAGAAAGGTTACTTTGTTGATGCTCATCTTCTTGAGAAGCTACAAAAATACGATAAGGAGACGATAATAAAGACCTGGTCTCGCCGCTCCCATATCATTCCCGCAATGGTTGGGAGGACGATAGCTGTTTACAACGGGAAACGGCATATCCCAATTTATATAACTGAGAAGATGGTAGGGCATAAGTTGGGTGAATTCGTCCCTACCCGCACATTTAGAGGACATGGCGAGAGGAAGGAAGAAGAGGAAGGAAGGAGAGGTAGAGAATGA
- the rplV gene encoding 50S ribosomal protein L22, which produces MEARAIARYVRISPLKARRVASLLKGKSVQEAEALLGLLSTKAAAIIKNVLKSAVANATNNHNMNPDRLVVKNVIVDMGPSLKRFRPRAMGRAYRIRKPTSHITVIVEEV; this is translated from the coding sequence ATTGAAGCAAGGGCTATTGCAAGGTATGTGAGGATTTCTCCCCTGAAGGCAAGAAGGGTGGCTTCTTTACTGAAGGGGAAGAGCGTGCAGGAAGCCGAGGCTCTACTCGGGCTCCTTTCCACCAAGGCGGCGGCGATAATCAAGAATGTTCTCAAATCTGCCGTTGCTAATGCTACAAACAACCATAATATGAACCCGGATAGGCTGGTTGTTAAGAATGTGATTGTAGATATGGGTCCTTCTCTTAAACGGTTTAGACCTCGTGCTATGGGGAGGGCATATAGGATAAGGAAGCCCACGAGCCATATAACGGTTATAGTGGAGGAGGTGTAG